A genomic segment from Maniola hyperantus chromosome 4, iAphHyp1.2, whole genome shotgun sequence encodes:
- the LOC117997378 gene encoding ubiquitin carboxyl-terminal hydrolase MINDY-3 homolog: MLNGPSESETSGSSGSMSAGTASLERELARTRRLLWGDNVKEDVFRRWAQGFTFSADEPSALIQQEGGPCAAIAPVQGFLLQLLLSETPGHSLRDLTSEKCNSLLVRAVCTILSQCLASKYSVAVYRKDDSEADTSSGLNVSAEEQSCDAIDHFHGRMEVHSFQTLSEVEAFYTRNIRILKDKYGVLLLLYSVILSKGVGTVEAELSELSDPLIHSTYGYGSQGLINLMLTGRAVAHVWDHDQVVGGLRLRGIQRQNDIGFLTIMEHMQYCTVGSFYKNPKHPVWVLASETHLTVLFSFERRLAAPETLGESAERIFRSFDPEGNNFIPSAALQDVLCAADLVSEPEYVELMRRKLDSENLGIILLSAFMDEFFPGCERGAPDTFTLHHYNGLARSNPGARVAYRAGRAALLECPLRAASTDPMLTCLQTKWPSIDVVWDDGHSPSLN, encoded by the coding sequence ATGTTGAACGGGCCGAGCGAGAGCGAGACGAGCGGCTCGAGCGGCAGCATGAGCGCGGGCACGGCGTCGCTGGAGCGCGAGCTGGCGCGCACGCGGCGGCTGCTGTGGGGCGACAACGTGAAGGAGGACGTGTTCCGGCGCTGGGCGCAGGGCTTTACGTTCAGCGCGGACGAGCCCAGCGCGCTCATCCAGCAGGAAGGCGGACCGTGCGCCGCCATCGCGCCCGTGCAGGGCTTCCTGCTGCAGCTGTTGCTGAGCGAGACGCCCGGCCACAGCCTGCGCGACCTCACCTCCGAGAAGTGCAACTCCCTGCTGGTTAGGGCCGTGTGTACGATTCTGAGCCAGTGTCTAGCGTCTAAGTACAGTGTGGCGGTGTACCGCAAGGACGACTCGGAGGCGGACACGAGCTCCGGCCTCAACGTCAGTGCCGAAGAACAGTCTTGTGATGCCATCGACCATTTCCATGGAAGAATGGAGGTGCATTCCTTTCAGACGTTATCGGAAGTGGAAGCTTTCTACACGAGAAATATTCGTATTTTGAAGGACAAGTATGGTGTTCTTCTGTTGTTGTATAGTGTCATACTTAGCAAGGGCGTGGGCACCGTGGAGGCCGAGCTGTCCGAGCTGTCCGACCCGCTCATACACTCCACGTACGGATACGGATCCCAAGGGCTCATCAATCTCATGCTGACGGGCCGCGCCGTGGCCCACGTGTGGGACCACGACCAGGTGGTGGGCGGGCTGCGACTGCGAGGAATCCAGAGACAGAATGACATAGGATTTTTAACTATTATGGAGCACATGCAGTATTGCACTGTGGGCTCATTTTACAAGAATCCTAAACATCCAGTTTGGGTTTTGGCTTCTGAGACACATTTGACTGTGCTATTTTCTTTCGAGAGAAGACTCGCAGCCCCCGAAACGCTAGGAGAATCTGCTGAGCGAATTTTTCGATCGTTTGACCCTGaaggaaataattttattccatCGGCCGCGCTGCAGGATGTCCTATGCGCCGCAGATCTGGTCAGCGAGCCCGAGTACGTGGAATTGATGAGACGGAAACTGGATTCGGAGAATTTAGGAATAATACTATTGAGCGCTTTCATGGACGAGTTCTTCCCCGGCTGCGAGCGCGGCGCGCCGGACACGTTCACGCTGCACCACTACAACGGGCTGGCGCGCAGCAACCCCGGCGCGCGCGTGGCCTACCGCGCCGGGCGCGCCGCGCTGCTGGAGTGCCCGCTGCGCGCCGCCAGCACCGACCCCATGCTGACGTGCCTGCAGACCAAGTGGCCCAGCATCGACGTGGTGTGGGATGACGGCCACTCGCCCTCGCTCAACTAG